TGTCTGTGGAAATCCGAATCATTGGAATCGATTCCGGGCAGCCAACAACGCTTCAATTCGGCCACAGATTTTTGTCTGTGGAAATGAAACCTGTTGGCACTGGCGGAGTGATTGCATTCCGGCTTCAATTCGGCCACAGATTTTTGTCTGTGGAAATGGCATGTACACGCTCGGAAAAATCCTGGACTGCTGCGAGGCTTCAATTCGGCCACAGATTTTTGTCTGTGGAAATAGCTCTTGGATTCTCGCCCGATGCGCCTTCATCGTGTCGGCTTCAATTCGGCCACAGATTTTTGTCTGTGGAAATCCGCAGATGAGACGGAAGAGAGCAACCGCCGCATCGAGGCTTCAATTCGGCCACAGATTTTTGTCTGTGGAAATCGCTCGTCTTGCAAATCGTTGGGCGATCAGGGGTTACGGACTCGGTTTCGAGCGGTCGGGGATCGACCGTCGGATTGGAGGTGGCTCCAAGGGTGAGTCTGCGTAAGTCGTTTTGCCAAAGAGCGTTGCGATTGCGAGCGGGTACGGGGGTTTTGACGGCACGGACTCGCTCGATGAAAGTATTTTATCCCCCATCGGAGTGGCGAACAAGCAAATTTATCGGATTTCGGAGCAGAAGAATTTGCTGGAATTCAATTCGCTGTCGCGAGTTGCGGCGATGACGAGCGGCGGTGCGGGAGGAAATCTGCTCGAAGTTCGATTCCACTTCGGAAATTCATGGTAAGCGATTTTTTCCGATTGTATACTGCCCAGAAACAATCCGGAACGATCCCGGTCTGTTACCCCCTGATTGACCGCCGAGGCTCGACTACGATGGGCTATTTCAGCTCGTGGGAATTCATGCTCAGCAGTCTGCTGATCGTCGCGGAATTTGGAGCCTTGCTCTATTATCTCAAAACGCGGCCTACCGATTGATGCCAATCTTGCCATTCGCCCCAAACAGCAACCCCTCCCCATCGGTGCGGAATTGCCGATGCGGAGGGGCCATGATGGTCATTTTCTCAATCGATCAGGGGGTGCTCTTCAGGCGAGCTTGAGCCGCCGCCCAATCCCCGATCAACACATCCACAGTCATCATTCGGCGTTCCCGCCAGACTTGCAGTCGCACGCGTTGTCCCACCGGCAAACCACTCACTAAGTTAATTAAGTGATTTTCATTGCGAATAGGCACGGTATCTAACTGCAAAATCACATCATTGGCTAACAGCCCCGCGAGAGCGGCGGGAGTTTCCGGATGGACGACTTCCACCCATGCCCCTTGGGCTTTATCCAATCCTAATTTAAATGCATCGTTGGCATCCAATGTCTGCGACAACTGCACACCCAGATAGCCACGCGACACTTGCCCCTTTTCCAACAATTGGCGGGCGACTCGCTTCACCATATTAATGGGAATCGCGAAGGCGACGCCGCTGTTGCTTCCGGATTGCGAGGCAATGGCGGTGTTAATGCCAATCACTTCCCCGCTGAGATTCACCAATGGGCCGCCCGATGATCCGGGATTGATCGCGGCATCGGTTTGCAGAAAATCCTTAATGCGGATGGTGTTCCCCAGGCTAATTTGCCCCCGTTCGCGTGCGCTGATAATCCCGTGAGTCACGGTCTGATTCAGGCCAAACGGACTGCCAAAAGCCAGCACCCAGTTGCCGACGCGCATCCGATCGCTATCCCCCAGCGTTGCCACGGCAAGATTGGGGACATCGAGTTGCAGCACAGCGACATCCGATTCGGGATCGGTCCACACCTGCACGGGTTTCACCAGGCGATCATCGGCGAGATGGACCGTGATTTGGCTGGCCGGCGCATTGCTGACCACGTGATTGTTGGTAATCACGAAGGTGCCGCGAATGCCTTCGAATTGCGTGATGACGCCCGAACCAGACTCTTCGACGGGTCGCCCAGCTTTGGCCCCTGTCGCGGTGGGCGAAGGGAGTTTGGTGGCTTCGATGGAAACCACGGCCGGGCTAAATTGACGAGAGACCTCTTCCAGGCGTTCCGCCAAGGGGATACTTCCCGGTTGGGCATACGCCTGGGGTGGGGGTGCCATCGGTGGGGGCGATTGGGCGATGGCTTGGGAGCCCGGCTTGTTGACGAGCAGGCTGCCGACCATCCCCCCAGCAAACGCCATTCCACCGCAAAACAGCGTAACCATAATCCGCTTCATCGGTACCATTCCCCTCAAGAAAGACGGGCTACTTGCTCGAATTCCGCGTCGAGCCAGCAGTGCGACGATGCGTGCCAACAGTCCCTCGACTGGCATCACCCCGCGTGAACACTGGGGGATTCACCACAACGGTCGCGGTCGAATCTGAATCCAGTTTACGCGCAGACTTGAGGAAAAATGCACAAAAACTACCCTCACTCCCCCGGAGATTCCCGCCCCTGCCCGATACAAAACGCAGAGTCCTCCCGCCTTCTCCAAGGATTCCTTCCGAATCTCAAAAATGACTGAATTCCCAACGTACCTTGCAATTCCCTCGACTCGCAGCCCCACGCATCGGACCAACCACACCAGTCGAATCGCTCGCCAATTCGGGGTCAGCCCTCACGCCCCATCGCCATTGCACAAGCGAGAACGACCGCGTGGAAAAGAACGCAGCACGGCGACCCCAGTTGCGGAGTCGCCGTGCCGAGAGAAGCAGAATCTGCCCCAGGTGATTACTTGGTCAGATCGGTTTCCAGATCCGCCAGATCGACATCTTTTTCGTCCATGTCGTCGTGATCGTTGAGATTGCTCCAAGCATGATCGGAACGGCTGGGTTCCCAATCTGCGTTGGTTTCCATTTCACGTTGGCATTGAATGCACATCGTGCTGTAGGGCAATGCTTTGAGTCGCAACAGGGGAATCTTGCAACCGCATCCTTCGCATCGGCCGTAGCTGCCTTGCTTCAGTTGTCGCAGGGCATTTTCAATTTGGGCCAGTTCGTTGGATTCCATCTCGGCCAGTTGCGAAGCCAATTCTTCCGAACCACTATCGAAAGCGGCATCGGCACTATCGCCGGTTCCGTTCGCTTCATTCAGATGAAGGTCTTCGAGTTCCATCCCGAGTCGTTTGTGCAGTTCCGCCCGACGATTCAGGAGCATGCGTTCGAGCTGATTGAGCGCGTCTCGGCGTAACATGGCATACCACCTTTCGTCCATCAGTCCGGATGTCGGATTCCCCGCTGGTGGCGAGGTGCGGCAAACCGGCGCGGGTGTTGCAGTGCAGCGTTGTGACACTCCAGGGAGGCCAGCCAAGGCAGTTCGGGGAGTGTGATTCGATTGGTTTGCGGGTGCGAATGGATGGCATTCACTCGTCGTCGTGTCGATTCACGAGTCGAGTTGTTCCAGGAACAATCGCGTTATGGAAGGTGAATGTGGGATGCGGTGGTGATCTCACCAGCCCGGCATCACACTCATTCCACCCCTAGTATACCCCGCGATTGCATCATCGGGATAACCGCCATAACGGATTTTCTCAAAAAAGCTGCGGATTGTACCGATCGCACGGGCAACGGAAAGAGGAACCCGGAATTTTTTCCGACAATTCTCAGGTCGATAAGTCTTGATCCATCCACAGGTTACGCAGCTCTTGCCACCCCCTGTACCATTCGCTCGCATTTCGCAAGACGATTATCGCGGCGTGGAGATTTTTTTCGGATTTTCTGCCCCAACGCCGGATAACTCGCGGACAGTTGGTTCCGTGCCCGGCACCCCAAGTAGGATCACCCGAAGCAGTTGCGGCTGCAAATAGGTCCAATGCTCCAGATAATGCGTGCGCAGCACTTGGCGGGCGATTCGGTCCGGTGCCCCCAATTGCTGACGCACCCGCGATGCCGAATCCCCCACGCGAATCGCCGGCGCTCCCGCCTCCCCCTTCGGCGGCCCCGCCTCCCCCTTCGGCGCTCCCGCCTCCCCCTTCGGCGGCCCCGCCTCCACCATCGGCGGCGGGTCGGCAGCGTTCAGGCGATCGACCGTTCCAATCATTCCCAACATCAGCAGTGCGACAACCCGACGCATGGTGATTGTCCTTGGCGTTGCCAGTTCGGTGGGTATCGGGCCGCTCCCCGATGGAATTCACCGGCCCATTTCACGGGGCGGCACACCCCATGCGATCATACCCGGCCCACCGCCCACTGGCTACACTTTCATCAGCACGGCCCCTTCCCCGTTTCGCAGCGTGATCGATGTGACCGTGCGCCCCAGGGTGCCATCCGCATTCAACACGCGATAGGTGCCGTTGAGTTGATGCGTGGTCGCTGTGTTGTTCCCGGTCGTTCCCGTTTGATTGCGGGTATACGACAACGGTTTGTATAACACCAGCGCGTTGTCGTACTCCCGACCGTAGACGCGATATTCCAACCGTTTGTTGCTGGGATCTTGCCCCTCGGCAAACCGCTCCCACTCCCCTTGCGGTTGCCCCACATCGACCGCCGCCGCCGGAATCCAATGCCGTTCCCACGAGGTACTCGTTTCGTTGCCGCCGTTGTACATCAGCATCGTCGATTCGGGGTCGGCCAGCAAATAATAGTACGCCAATGCGGCCATCTGCGTGCGGGGATCGGTCGGATCGCCCCCCCGCGGATGCACATCGAGAATCGCATACCCGTTGCCGTTGGCCAGCTCCAAGCGACGCGCCACCTGGGCCGCCAAATCTTCGAACTGCGTGAAATTCGCCGCCAATGGCCGAATCGTGAACTCTTCCAGGTACGAAACCCCTTGCGTGACAATCGGATCCGCCGATGTCCCGCCCCCAGCCGTGTTCGCAATCACCCACTTATTGCTGCCCAGCGCAGACTGAATCTTGCCCAGCACTTTCGCATAATTCTCGGAATATCCATCCAT
This DNA window, taken from Tuwongella immobilis, encodes the following:
- a CDS encoding TraR/DksA family transcriptional regulator; protein product: MLRRDALNQLERMLLNRRAELHKRLGMELEDLHLNEANGTGDSADAAFDSGSEELASQLAEMESNELAQIENALRQLKQGSYGRCEGCGCKIPLLRLKALPYSTMCIQCQREMETNADWEPSRSDHAWSNLNDHDDMDEKDVDLADLETDLTK
- a CDS encoding S1C family serine protease, whose product is MKRIMVTLFCGGMAFAGGMVGSLLVNKPGSQAIAQSPPPMAPPPQAYAQPGSIPLAERLEEVSRQFSPAVVSIEATKLPSPTATGAKAGRPVEESGSGVITQFEGIRGTFVITNNHVVSNAPASQITVHLADDRLVKPVQVWTDPESDVAVLQLDVPNLAVATLGDSDRMRVGNWVLAFGSPFGLNQTVTHGIISARERGQISLGNTIRIKDFLQTDAAINPGSSGGPLVNLSGEVIGINTAIASQSGSNSGVAFAIPINMVKRVARQLLEKGQVSRGYLGVQLSQTLDANDAFKLGLDKAQGAWVEVVHPETPAALAGLLANDVILQLDTVPIRNENHLINLVSGLPVGQRVRLQVWRERRMMTVDVLIGDWAAAQARLKSTP